The Amycolatopsis mongoliensis genome includes a window with the following:
- a CDS encoding cytochrome P450: protein MTAASETPALPAARPAGCPFDPPGNYATLRETAPTSHVRCPAGMDAWLVTRYRDVRAVLADRTMSSRGASSVHVNPNADLDEEVSPGSIIQLDGADHSRIRKRVIAEFTVRRVEAMRGYVRELVESHLDAMLARPGEADLVRDFALPIPSLVICELLGVPYADRSRFQRQSGMLVSTDTTREERQQAYDELSGFLAGLFTDKQRNPRDDLFSRLIYRGVSSGDPLTMEELVVLGLSLLVAGHETTANMIALGTLVLLEHPDQRDVVLSAPERAVEELLRYLSVVQFGVLRYATADVRVGTRSVKAGEWLVAALNSANRDEELFPGGGKLDFHRESPRTHVAFGFGAHQCIGQQLARVELQEALTRLFRRVPDLRLAVPRESLAYKHNTLVYGVRELPVAWG from the coding sequence GTGACGGCAGCATCCGAAACCCCGGCCCTCCCCGCGGCACGACCGGCCGGATGCCCGTTCGACCCGCCCGGGAACTACGCCACGCTGCGGGAAACCGCGCCGACGTCGCACGTGCGCTGCCCGGCGGGCATGGACGCCTGGCTGGTGACGCGCTACCGCGACGTCCGCGCGGTGCTCGCCGACCGCACGATGAGCTCGCGCGGTGCGTCCTCGGTGCACGTCAACCCGAACGCCGACCTCGACGAAGAGGTCAGTCCCGGTTCCATCATCCAGCTCGACGGCGCCGACCACTCGCGCATCCGGAAGAGGGTGATCGCGGAGTTCACCGTGCGGCGCGTGGAGGCGATGCGCGGCTACGTCCGGGAACTGGTGGAGAGCCACCTGGACGCGATGCTCGCCCGGCCCGGTGAAGCCGATCTGGTGCGGGACTTCGCGTTGCCGATCCCGTCGCTGGTGATCTGCGAACTGCTCGGTGTTCCCTACGCGGACCGTTCGCGTTTCCAGCGGCAGAGCGGAATGCTGGTCAGCACCGACACCACGCGCGAAGAACGGCAGCAGGCCTACGACGAGCTGTCCGGCTTTCTGGCGGGACTCTTCACCGACAAGCAGCGGAATCCGCGGGACGACCTGTTCAGCAGGCTGATTTACCGCGGTGTCTCGTCCGGGGACCCGCTCACGATGGAGGAGCTGGTCGTCCTCGGGTTGAGCCTCCTGGTGGCCGGCCACGAGACGACGGCCAACATGATCGCGCTCGGCACGCTGGTGCTGCTGGAGCACCCGGACCAGCGCGACGTCGTGCTTTCCGCGCCGGAGCGGGCGGTCGAGGAGCTGCTGCGGTACCTGTCGGTCGTGCAGTTCGGCGTGCTGCGCTACGCGACCGCGGACGTGCGGGTCGGCACCCGGTCGGTGAAGGCGGGGGAGTGGCTGGTGGCGGCGCTGAACTCGGCCAACCGCGACGAAGAGCTCTTCCCCGGCGGCGGCAAGCTCGACTTCCACCGGGAGTCCCCGCGCACGCACGTCGCGTTCGGTTTCGGGGCGCACCAGTGCATCGGCCAGCAGCTGGCCCGCGTCGAGCTGCAGGAGGCGTTGACGCGACTGTTCCGCCGCGTCCCGGACCTGCGGCTGGCGGTGCCGCGGGAGTCGTTGGCGTACAAGCACAACACGCTGGTGTACGGGGTGCGGGAGCTGCCGGTCGCCTGGGGGTGA
- a CDS encoding SDR family oxidoreductase, translating into MSEQREVVVTGGGTGIGLAIAARFAAAGERVTVTGRRKDVLEAAAERIGARAVAFDASDPVAVRAALAELPDRVDVLVNNAGGNTDRVREAPAAGDLAGLADAWRANFDANVLSAVLVTAALKPRFADNVRVVTLGSVAAKQGSGSYGAAKAAIEAWNTDLARQLGASGSANVVAPGVILDTEFFHGTLTEEWLSSRISVALNKRAGTPDEVAGTVLFLAAPDAGHVTGQVVHVNGGAYGAR; encoded by the coding sequence ATGAGCGAACAGCGGGAAGTCGTGGTCACCGGGGGCGGCACGGGCATCGGGCTGGCGATCGCCGCCCGGTTCGCGGCGGCGGGCGAGCGGGTCACCGTCACCGGGCGCCGCAAGGACGTGCTGGAGGCGGCCGCCGAACGGATCGGCGCGCGGGCGGTCGCGTTCGACGCGAGCGACCCGGTGGCGGTGCGGGCCGCGCTGGCGGAACTGCCGGACCGGGTGGATGTTCTGGTCAACAACGCCGGTGGCAACACCGACCGGGTCCGGGAGGCACCGGCGGCGGGCGACCTGGCGGGACTGGCGGACGCGTGGCGCGCGAACTTCGACGCGAACGTCCTTTCCGCCGTACTGGTCACTGCCGCGTTGAAGCCGCGCTTCGCCGACAACGTGCGCGTCGTGACTCTCGGCTCTGTCGCGGCGAAGCAGGGCTCCGGCTCCTACGGCGCGGCGAAGGCGGCGATCGAGGCGTGGAACACCGACCTCGCGCGGCAGCTCGGTGCGTCGGGCTCGGCCAACGTCGTGGCGCCCGGCGTCATCCTCGACACGGAGTTCTTCCACGGCACGCTCACCGAAGAATGGCTCAGCTCCCGGATCTCCGTGGCGCTGAACAAGCGGGCCGGCACGCCGGACGAGGTCGCGGGGACGGTGCTGTTCCTGGCCGCGCCGGACGCCGGGCACGTCACCGGGCAGGTCGTGCACGTGAACGGCGGCGCATACGGGGCCCGCTAG
- a CDS encoding discoidin domain-containing protein, protein MTRRALVLVVTLFLALAAALAGGSTASAATTQPTFLTFYGWWDNTPPGGDISYPQIHDTAGGKGTYADPITFATSSDELKPGTKVWVPRVKKYFIMEDGCDECSDDWNSQGPNGGPGLRHIDLWLGGKGGSAFDAIDCEDALTHYNPDNTPVMEPVVVDPPSNEPYDATPIFDTGTGECWGGAQPNTTVGQYRNDSTGTCLEAPSSGTTLKVAACTGSDAQRFTFHGAFLVIDDKCAGISGSSIVLQTCTGGPAQQWSINPDGTISDIQTSTKCFRASGTTLTAGSCSGTQARWTFTAAGGTSSLSVTPSAVSVAPGASVTATVTSTDAVTLSASGAPAGVTVSFSPASVPAGGTSTATVAAAATANPGSATITITGGTKTASLGVTVTGGGGGTETLLSQGKTATASSTESSSYPANAAFDGNLTGTRWASEEGSNAEWLRVDLGATKTVSHVKLSWEAAYGKAYSIQTSADGTTWTTIYSTTTGNGATDDLTGLAGSGRYVRMNGGTRGTSYGYSLYEMQVYGTA, encoded by the coding sequence ATGACCCGGCGCGCGCTCGTGCTCGTCGTGACCCTGTTCCTCGCTCTGGCCGCCGCCCTCGCGGGCGGAAGCACGGCGAGCGCGGCCACCACGCAGCCGACCTTCCTCACCTTCTACGGCTGGTGGGACAACACCCCGCCCGGCGGCGACATCTCCTACCCGCAGATCCACGACACCGCGGGCGGCAAGGGCACCTACGCCGACCCGATCACCTTCGCCACCAGCAGCGACGAACTGAAGCCCGGCACCAAGGTCTGGGTCCCGCGGGTGAAGAAGTACTTCATCATGGAGGACGGCTGCGACGAGTGTTCCGACGACTGGAACAGCCAGGGCCCGAACGGCGGCCCCGGCCTGCGCCACATCGACCTCTGGCTCGGCGGCAAGGGTGGCAGCGCCTTCGACGCGATCGACTGCGAAGACGCCCTCACGCACTACAACCCCGACAACACGCCGGTGATGGAACCGGTGGTCGTCGACCCGCCGTCGAACGAGCCCTACGACGCGACGCCGATCTTCGACACCGGCACCGGTGAGTGCTGGGGTGGCGCGCAGCCGAACACCACGGTCGGCCAGTACCGCAACGACTCGACCGGCACCTGCCTCGAAGCCCCGAGCTCCGGCACCACGCTGAAAGTGGCCGCCTGCACCGGAAGTGACGCCCAGCGCTTCACCTTCCACGGCGCGTTCCTCGTGATCGACGACAAGTGCGCGGGCATCTCCGGCAGCTCGATCGTGCTGCAGACCTGCACCGGCGGGCCGGCCCAGCAGTGGTCGATCAACCCCGACGGCACCATTTCCGACATCCAGACGAGCACGAAGTGCTTCCGCGCCTCGGGCACGACCCTCACCGCGGGCAGCTGCTCCGGCACCCAGGCCCGCTGGACGTTCACCGCGGCGGGCGGCACTTCGAGCCTCAGCGTGACGCCGTCGGCGGTTTCGGTGGCACCGGGCGCTTCGGTGACAGCCACCGTCACCAGCACGGACGCCGTCACGCTGTCCGCGAGCGGCGCTCCCGCGGGCGTCACCGTGTCCTTCTCCCCGGCGTCGGTGCCGGCCGGCGGCACCTCGACCGCCACGGTCGCCGCCGCCGCGACCGCGAACCCGGGTTCGGCGACGATCACCATCACCGGCGGGACGAAGACCGCTTCGCTGGGCGTCACGGTCACCGGCGGAGGCGGCGGCACCGAAACGCTGCTTTCCCAAGGCAAAACCGCGACGGCGTCGTCGACGGAGTCGTCGTCCTACCCGGCGAACGCGGCCTTCGACGGCAACCTGACCGGCACGCGCTGGGCGTCCGAGGAGGGCAGCAATGCCGAGTGGCTGCGCGTCGACCTCGGCGCCACGAAGACGGTCTCGCACGTCAAGCTGAGCTGGGAAGCCGCGTACGGGAAGGCGTACAGCATCCAGACGTCAGCCGACGGCACGACCTGGACGACGATCTACAGCACCACCACCGGCAACGGCGCCACCGACGACCTCACCGGCCTGGCCGGCAGCGGCCGCTACGTGCGGATGAACGGCGGCACGCGCGGAACGTCGTACGGCTACTCGCTGTACGAGATGCAGGTTTACGGCACGGCCTGA
- a CDS encoding SCO6745 family protein, with the protein MSTSPVRRLWAAVEPLHAVVYFAPETAAAAKEVGLRGYWMGYFAGRLAPLGPVGPAAATSMLFGFAPAMVARALPDAWSFAAPADVLGSRLSAVEAALSRVLGPSGHDELASLLERAASACHFDGRPLAAAWSAVPRPAGVLGRLWLAATVLREHRGDGHVLAAVHAGLTGLETTVTHIGEGVIARGDVQPHRGWSDADWTSSVSALRTRGLLDASGRSTPAGTALRRRIEEDTDRLAAAPVEALGPAGLSRLLALAVPLSRAVIDAGVIPVPNPMGVPRP; encoded by the coding sequence ATGAGCACATCACCGGTCCGGCGGCTGTGGGCGGCCGTGGAGCCGCTGCACGCGGTCGTGTACTTCGCGCCGGAGACGGCCGCGGCGGCGAAAGAGGTCGGCCTGCGCGGGTACTGGATGGGGTACTTCGCGGGGCGTCTCGCGCCGCTGGGCCCGGTCGGTCCCGCGGCGGCGACGTCGATGCTGTTCGGCTTCGCTCCGGCCATGGTCGCCCGGGCGTTGCCGGACGCGTGGTCGTTCGCCGCGCCCGCGGACGTGCTCGGTTCCCGGCTTTCCGCCGTCGAGGCCGCGCTTTCCCGTGTGCTGGGGCCTTCGGGGCACGATGAACTGGCGTCGCTGCTGGAGCGGGCAGCTTCCGCGTGCCACTTCGATGGGCGGCCGTTGGCGGCGGCCTGGTCCGCGGTGCCGCGGCCGGCGGGCGTGCTCGGCCGCCTGTGGCTGGCGGCGACGGTGCTGCGCGAGCACCGCGGCGACGGCCACGTCCTGGCGGCGGTCCACGCGGGGTTGACGGGCCTGGAGACGACGGTGACCCACATCGGCGAGGGCGTGATCGCTCGCGGCGACGTGCAGCCCCACCGAGGCTGGTCCGACGCGGACTGGACGTCGTCGGTCTCGGCGTTGCGGACCCGCGGCCTGCTGGACGCTTCCGGCCGTTCGACCCCGGCCGGCACGGCGTTGCGGCGCCGGATCGAAGAGGACACGGACCGGCTGGCGGCGGCTCCGGTGGAGGCGCTCGGCCCGGCGGGACTGTCGCGGCTCTTGGCGCTGGCGGTCCCGCTGAGCCGGGCGGTGATCGACGCCGGCGTGATCCCGGTCCCGAACCCGATGGGCGTCCCGCGTCCGTGA